TGCATCTTCACTTGCTGATGGTATGAGTGAAGATAGATCGACACTATCAAACTGAAATATCAAGCAGATGATATTTAAATCCCTATAGTGGTGTAGACAGAATGGGACAAATGCTTAAAGTACTAAGCCACAAACAACAATAACACTAACAATTGAAGTACATGAGCGAAAACTATACCAAGAACTGCAGTACCAGTTATTTAGATATTGATAGTGAAATAGTTTTTTCGAAACAATCCAATAAAGCAAATCTAACCTGCGGAAATTGATAGTTAATAGCCCTTGCAAGGCTAAGTCCATCATTCCATGTGTCCTTTGTTGGACTCCCTATTACATTGCATATTTTATAAATCTCATCTGCTTCACTGCATACATAAAAATGAGACCAATTCAAACATCTGTATCTTTTCAACACTATAGCGATTAGCAATTCCCAAGCTCTTGGCCAACTTAAACCACAATTTGGAAATTCACCTGCTTCCAGGGAAAAGAGGTCGAAGAGTGAATAACTCAGCCATGATTGCACCCATTGCCCACATATCTGTGGAGGAGAGAAGCAAAAAGAGTTAAAATGTACTCCTATTCTTTTTTAATATGCCCTTAAAGGTTTATCAAATTGTTCATTTTTACATTACATATTGTATTACCAATGCACTTTAGGCAATTTTTTCTCAAATTTGCCCTtaacggggcgtttggtattctattgggatagggataaggataaaggttgggatagggataaggataaatggttgggataaagataaaaatataacagtcgagaattattattcaatgtttggtatgtgggatagagatagaaataaaataatacactttactattttaaccttatttaaactacataacattaatttgagggataagatggacttttccatcctattaaaattgcaggagcttatcccacctccttataccagcCCCCTCAtaggtataggatttgagggataagaggcttatccctcatctgtctcactcttctatctcctaaacaaacacgggataacttatctcgtgttttttatccctatctcatctcttatatcccttctaacaaacagcCTGTAAGTGTGTAGTAAGAGAGAGGTTTAGTATTAATGCAAACAATAGAATTATACAATTAATAATCTAATTAATACTTGATTGGTTTTGATGAAAAATCTTAAACGACATAAAAAACGGAGTAATATGTACCCACGCACATATACACACCTAAACTTATTACAACTATAATTTCTTGTTTTCTTCGTATATAAACTTACCAACTTTAGAACTATACAGATATGACTGCAGCAGCACCTCTGGAGCCCGATACCTGGCAGGGGGGATAGGTTGGTAACCACTAGCCAAAACCAAGCCCTTTTGCATCCAACAAGAaaacaaatttcaaaataaGAGAAGACAAATGACGTACCACCGAGTTGAGACATACTCTGTATAGGGTGGCTGTGAATTGATTTCCCGTGCAAGTCCAAAAtcagcaattttaattacatcTTTTGAGACCAACAAATTCTCTGTAAAGAGTACTCCAGATAATGAAAATTACATCACATCTTATAGGAGCCAATGactaaaaaactaaataagAAACCCAGTTGAGTAATGGCATGTAGTAACGCAGTTGTTACAAAAAAAGTCCATCTTAGAAGGATGAGAagaatacataaaaaaaacaagacTATTTTTtaccagaaaaaaaaaatttaaaagtccATCTAGAAGGATGAGAAGAATAAGAATACAAAACTGGATCAGAATTATTCTTCCCAAGTTTGAATGTCGATAACAATATGTACTGTAAAAGCATTTCTTGACAGATAGAAATACCTGGCTTCAAGTCACGATGAAAATATCCTCGCTGGTGCATGTAAGCAAGACCTTGAAATACTTGGAAAAACCAATTCCTGATTTCAGTTTCAGAGAATAGCTTTTCCCTATCTTTAATAAGTTGATAAAGGTTGCATTCCTGAAGTGGAAAAACATTGTTATAAAGAAACATAAAATAACTACAGAACAAAAATGAATCTAGATctcaaaataacaaaaaaattaaaaaattaccatgtactcaaaaacaaaatacaatatGTCATTTTCTCGTATGACTTCCTTGAGTTTCACAATATTTGGATGACTCATTTTCCGCAATGACTGCAACAAGAAAGGACCAGTTTTAAGAATCAAGGCAGATTAAAGCTCATGCAGAAGAAATATGCTAATACCATCTATATTTACCTTAACTTCTCTCAGATTAACACACTCTTCCCACGAATAAtattttttcttcatcttttttaTGGCAACCTGgttattattaagaaaaaaagcaTTTGAGTAGAAATTAGAAAATCTGGAACTTTGAAGGG
The sequence above is drawn from the Euphorbia lathyris chromosome 6, ddEupLath1.1, whole genome shotgun sequence genome and encodes:
- the LOC136233887 gene encoding cyclin-dependent kinase F-4, whose translation is MERYKLIKEVGDGTFGSVWRAINKQSGEVVAIKKMKKKYYSWEECVNLREVKSLRKMSHPNIVKLKEVIRENDILYFVFEYMECNLYQLIKDREKLFSETEIRNWFFQVFQGLAYMHQRGYFHRDLKPENLLVSKDVIKIADFGLAREINSQPPYTEYVSTRWYRAPEVLLQSYLYSSKVDMWAMGAIMAELFTLRPLFPGSSEADEIYKICNVIGSPTKDTWNDGLSLARAINYQFPQFDSVDLSSLIPSASEDAVKLIKLLCSWDPCKRPTAAETLQHPFFQSCFYVPPTLRSRSLVARTPPSAGTRSALEQQCVRRYPGSLYNSKVTHSFPSPKSNLPLSIGVQRKLDLVNQDTSKNDKSLKSATKQQKYRPPGRKSPTIVNKVRGARGVSDTADKLASMAISSHRHTVAQPKPPAMKAGVQWSAESGDMFLRPTHQFHHGRSTYSRKVAG